The Homo sapiens chromosome 6 genomic scaffold, GRCh38.p14 alternate locus group ALT_REF_LOCI_2 HSCHR6_MHC_COX_CTG1 genomic interval GGTTAGGGCAGTTCTATgttgaataatgtttttaataatcTGGGCATGTCTTTCTCCGTGACTTGAGGCAGTTAGCCTCAGAAAGCCTAGATTCACATTTGAGTTTTGCCACTGCCTCTTGGTAAAGTCAGCTGTAGGAGTGTTATGGTTATTAGACTATAGTAGCCAACATTCATCTAGTGCTTACTGTTATGAGCCAGGCCCTATTTTAAGTGTATTGAATGTAGGTGGTACTAATATTATCCTCATTTACAGtaaaggaaaatgaggcacaaagaggttaaggaacttgtccagggctgggcatggtggtttacacctataatccagcactttgggaggctaaggcagggtggatcacttgagctcaggagttcgagaccagcctgggcaacatggtgaaaacctgtctctaccaaaaaattaattaattttttaaaaaaagcctgggcgcggtggctcacgcctgtaatcccagcactttgggaggccgagatgggcagatcacgaggtcaggagttcgagaccatcctgaccaacatgttgaaaccccatctgtgctgaaaaaaaaatacaaaaattagccaggtgtggtggcgtgcacctgtaaccccagctactcaggaggctgaagcagcagaatcacttgaacccgggaggcggaggttgcagtgagctgagatcgcaccactgcactccagcttgggcgacagagcgagactccatctcaaacaaacaaacaaaccaaaagcttgcccagggtcacataactggtaagtggtagagctaggaTCTGAACGAGCTGGAGCTGGGGGAGAGTGAGCATGTTTGAAAACTGGACCTtagggcggggcacggtggctcacgcctgtaatcccagcactttgggaggctgaggcgggcagatcaggaggtcaggagtatgagaccagcctggccaacatggtaaaaccctgtctctgctaaaaataaaaaaattagccagacgtggtggcacatgcctgtaatcccagctactcaggaggctgaggcaggagaattgcttgaacctgggaggcggagtgcagtgagctgagattgcactactgcactccagcttgggcaatagagcaaaactccatctcaaaaaaaaaaaaaagaaagaaaaaaaaagaagaaagaaagaaaattggaccTTAGGACAGTGAGGGCAGGGATCCTTTGTAGGAAAGCACAAGAAACACAGACTTGTTCCTAGCTGACAAGGAGTGTACTGCCTGGTACCTGTCACCTGCTGAGGGGCTTAGGATGTGAGGGAGAATCTGACTACAGTTTCATATTCTTCCCCAGAAATCATACAGATTTCTCCACTCCTGACTCTGgtcatttctgtttttgtccTCCATATTTGCCTGGTGCCCCACCATCAACAGGTACTTTGGTCAATAATGTCCGACTCCCAAGAGGTCACAGGCTGGAATTGAGTGATGGAGACCTCCTGACCTTTGGCCCTGAAGGGTCCCCAGGAACCAGCCCCTCGGAGTTCTACTTCATGTTCCAACAAGTACGAGTCAAGCCTCAGGACTTTGCTGCCATTACCATCCCACGGTCTAGGGGAGAAGCCCGGGTTGGGGCTGGTTTCCGGCCTATGCTGCCCTCCCAGGGGGCTCCACAGCGGCCTCTCAGCACCTTCTCCCCTGCCCCCAAGGCCACACTGATCCTAAACTCCATAGGCAGCCTCAGCAAGCTCCGGCCCCAGCCCCTCACCTTCTCCCCTAGTTGGGGTGGACCAAAGAGCCTGCCTGTTCCCGCCCCACCTGGGGAAGTGGGGACCACGCCTTCTGCTCCACCCCAACGCAATCGGAGGAAATCTGTTCACCGAGTGTTGGCGGAACTGGATGATGAGAGTGAGCCTCCTGAGAACCCGCCACCGGTCCTTATGGAGCCCAGGAAGAAACTCCGTGTAGACAAAGCCCCACTGACTCCCACTGGGTAAGTGGAGTCCTCACTTGGCCCTCTCAGTGTTTTACTGCTTTTCGATTCCTTGTATCCCTAGGCTGTGAGGAGGTCCCCCTGCCTGGGGGGATGGGCACGGGAGGTGGAATAGATGGAATGGCAAGACCTGGGTTAGCTCtgataggaaaagaaaaatatgtgcagGAGAACATgagaggtggggtggggcagtGCTTATAAAACAACCGGAGTGAGCATGTCCTGCTTTTTACATTCATATGGCTTTAACCCCATTCTTCTAGTGCCTAAGGATGGGGAACTTTCAGGCTCACACTAGAGGTTTTTAGGCCCACCCTATGTGTTTTTAAGGACAGAGTCCAGGCTCACCTTAGTTCTCAGACCACTGTGCCTCTGTGGCCTCACCCTATGACCAGCCATAGGGTGGCAAGGTCTAGGCCTTCTCCTACAGGTTTCCGGTGACCCTTGTGTCTGTGTCACTTCCTTCAGAAATCGACGTGGCCGTCCTCGGAAGTACCCAGTGAGCGCTCCCATGGCTCCCCCTGCAGTTGGGGGCGGGGAGCCCTGTGCAGCTCCTTGTTGCTGCCTGCCCCAGGAAGAGACAGTGGCCTGGGTTCAGTGTGATGGCTGTGACGTCTGGTTCCATGTGGCCTGTGTTGGCTGCAGCATCCAGGCTGCCAGGGAGGCCGACTTCCGATGCCCAGGGTGCCGGGCTGGCATTCAGACCTAAGGTCCACCGCCAAGGCACCATCGGACACACCTGCCCATGAGTAGACACAGCAGCGAGCAAATAGGTCTGATAAATaccccccttcccttccctccccaagAGGGAATGACTACAGGGAAGAAGGATGGATTGATGTGGACTCATTCAGGGCCTGGAGCAGACCCTGGTGGCCAAGACAGAAGAGATGGTTTCCTGCCAAAGATATTGCCACCTCCAGGAAATTGCCAGTGAGCTGGAAGTTCCCACTATTACAAGCCATAAGGCCATGTTGCCATGGACACCAGAATATCTGTAGTCAGAGCACCTATCAGTTGCAAAAGCCATGCCTGCAACCGATGGAAAATGTAAGAGGGAGTTCTTAAGGTTCTTGGTGGCATCACCCAAGGCATTCTGGGAAAACCTAGGGCCTGGCCCCAAAACTTCCCTACTCTGTGGCTAGTCCTGCTGCCAACAAAATCGTAGCGACCTGGCTTTTCACAGCTTTGCTTTTATTTCCAAGTCAAGGACAAGCCGCTTCATTCACTCCTGGGCATTTACTCTTCTTGTGGGTCTGTGATATTCCTTGCTTTCCAGGGAGAATGTGCTTGGCAAGGTCTGGAGAACTAATTCAGAATCttaggggaaggggagagatggAAATACAAACCTGCTTACTGGAAAGGTGCAAATATATGGGTTGAGCTGGAGGTAGGAATACAGGTAATTAAGGTTTCTAGTTTAAGGGAAAACAGATCTATTGCCATTTAAATAAGGTAACTGGGATTTGGTTAAGTTCACAAAGATAGCAGAAGATTTATTTACAGGCTTCACCTGTACTGTCAGGGCAAGAGAAAGCCTGGTAAACCAGCTACAGCAGTTTACCAGTGTGATGGCTGTGACACAGCTCCACTCCACGGGTGGACACAGCAGAGGGCAACTGGGCTGGCCTGGTTCAGTGTGAATCAAACCGCTTAACCCACACATGGTACATGTGATTTTCTTTTGTGAGCCTTACACCAAGCCAAACTATTGTCAAAGCATCATTTCTATAGAAATAAAGCCTTATCTTGACCTGTTCTATTAAAACCTGCCACATCCGCCCTTTCCTACCTAGATTTAATGAGCCCAAGTTTTTTTACATGGAAGAAATGACTCTGGGGCAAAGACCCCTAATGAactagtggcagagccaggaataAAACTTGAGTAACTAATGAGTCACTTATGGGCAGAGTATGCAAAAACCTTAAGTGGAAACCAAATAGACCCTGGTATCAAGAAAGCACAAAGTATTAATAGAAGTTTCTGGTTGGGGTGATCTAGGTTCAACAGAAATAAGATGATTTCTAAGTATAAAGCCATTTAAGAATTCCAGAGTAGGGTGGGAAAGCAAAAAGCCAGCTCTGAACAGGTAACAGCTACATGGTGACTGAGTCTATGGGCAAAAGTTCTTGCATCACAGGCTTTTGGGAACTAGCCTATCACAGGGCCCTGTACAAATAAACTtggctgcaatcccagctctCCCTCTGATGTTGTGTGACCTTAAGGAGTGTAAATGGCACCTTAGTTTCAGGGTCACTTGGGTATGAGCATTGGATATTCCCATCCCCACCTCAGTAACTGAAGGACAAACCAAGATAAGTGTGTCTATCTACTGTGTCCCAAGcttctttatttaagaaaaaagtgaTACATGATGTGGGATTAAAATCAAGAGCATCATTGAACTTCACCTTCCCTCCAACCAGTTGCCCCAaactcccctgcccccaccctttgTGTTCCCAATTCCTTCCTTAGTGAATGAAGAACTTAATCCCAAAAACCCTGGCACAAACTCCAGGTTTTCTTTCCCtagctcctcccctccccctgtcCCCCATTCCTAGAAGGGCAGGCACCTCAGTTTGAATGCATGGGAGAGCCCAGAGTGGTGACAGAGACAGGGGGAAAGGCTTCCCCCTCAGGGAAAGGGACCGAGGAGTACAGTGCAGTGAAGTGAGGGCTCCCATAGCCTGGGGTACCAAAATGGGGCCCTGGGGCCAGAGGAAAGGACACTGGTCCCCCTGAGAAAGGAGACCCAGCAGCCTCAAAATCCTCTCGTTGTGCATAGTCGCTGCTTGATCGCTTGCCCTTCTGGCGCCGGTTACAGAACCACACTCGGACCACCTGCCAGTGAATGACAGAAAGGAGAATGACATTAGACAATGAGCTGAGAGACGGGCCTGACTCTGCTTGGACATTCTATCCAAAGCCAACAGCCCTAGAGCAGTTAGAGGAGGACATTAGAGAATGAGCTGAGACAGGCCTGACTGCTTGGACATTCTGTCCAAAGCCAACAGCCCTAGAGCAGTTGGAGGAGCCAGAGCTAGGGAAAGCGAGGTGGTGACAGGGGAAAGAGATGGAGCCCGCAGAGAGACATGGCACTCACATCCTTCTCGAGCCCAAGCTGCTGGGCGATGTGGCTGATCTGCTGCAGTGTGGGTTTCGGGCACTGCAGGAACAAATTCTCCAGGTTGCCTCTCACTCGGTTCTCGATACTGGTTCGCTTTCTCTTTCGGGCCTGCACGAGGGTTTCTGCTTTGCATATCTGTgcaggtgggaagggggtgacAAGGGCAAGCTTTGGACTTGCTGAGTAACAGCATCACAGGGGTCTGTGACTAGATGTGTCAGCAGAGCCAGGTGGTGGTGTGAAAAGGCAGGATCCTGGAAGGGTTGGCTCTGGACCTTATCCCAGCAGAACTGAGGAATTTCACTCCATCCCACTGAGAACCACTGCACCAAAGACGGAGAGCTACGAGCCAGTGATGGAAGCAATGGAAATTAGGCCAAGAAAGGGAAGGTCCCCGGgtatccccctcccacccttacCTCCTGAAGATTTTCATTGTTGTCAGCTTCCTCCACCCACTTCTGCAGCAAGGGCCGCAGCTTACACATGTTCTTGAAGCTAAGCTGCAGAGCCTCAAAGCGGCAGATGGTCGTTTGGCTGAATACCTTCCCTGGGGGAGGCCAgtcaaaagagaagcaaaatgagGGAGCACGCAGGGCCCTTGTGACCCTGAGATCCAAGCTTACCACCTCTTCCCAGAGGGAGCTCAAAGCCCAAGcatcttctccctctccctactCCTCTTCATGGGTGAGGGTAGAgtctgcccctgcccctccccactagGTTCAGGGATACTCCTTAGAGGGGAGATGCGGTCAGAATCTGCAGAGGGGAACCCACCAAATAGAACCCCCAGGGTGAGCCCCACATCGGCCTGTGTATATCCCAGGGTGATCCTCTTCTGCTTCAGGAGCTTGGCAAATTGCTCGAGTTCTTTCTGCAGAGCTTTGATGTCCTGGGACTggattttaaaaggcagaagaCTTGTAAGAACATAAACACACCAGTTATCAATCTCCCCTTTCCATTCGGGATTCAAGAACCTACGTGTGGCCCCAAGGAATAGTCTGTAGAAGTGCATCTGCCTTCCAAGCTGCCCACCTAACTTCTAGAAATAACCTACCCACAAATGTCATTCACCCATTCCCTGTTCACTGACTCATGCATGTAACAAAGGACTACTCTTCCCCCAGAAACTGGCACATCCAAGGGATGCAGAGCATCGTGaaaggacagaaagagagacCCTGGCCTCGAGGAGAACACCTGTCAGGTTATGAAGGTTAGAAGTTctttgctgggcgcggtggctcatgcctataattccagcactttgggaggccgaggtgggcagatcacgaggtcaggagttcaagaccagcatggccaacatggtgaaaccccgtctctactaaaaacacaaaaattagctgggcacggtggcacgcacctgtaatcccagctactcaggaggctgaggcaggagaatcacttgaacccgggaggcggaggttgcagtgagctgagatcacgccactgcactccagcctgggtgacagagcaagactctgtctcaaagaaaaaaaaaaagaagatagttCATTTAATACCTGCAAAATTCTCTCACTCAAGTATCACCCCCAGTTTAAGGATGTTTTGAGATTAGAGAAATAGATAAGCTGCTAAGTTCTGGGTTAATTAAAAAGGAAGAGCATCATGTCTCAGAAGCTAAATTCAGTATATACTCTCCCCAGCTTGCTTTGAGGGTCCCACAAACTATAACAtggcatgcatacacacaaacacagcaAAAAAGTAACAGGTGTCATAAGAATGGATAAAGTGCTTTGTGTGTACTTactcctcattttttaaattgattatcCCTCATCTTTACTGTATCTTTTTCACTATAGAGGCAtcctaattgatttttaaattcaagaGATTTATCGAGCACCTTCTATAAGCCAGCGGCTATACAAAGTGGACAAAGAGCCCTGACATCCAGCATGACAGAAGTGCTATTCGGCACTTGTTCTTCAAGTTGCCCACTTGGATCTCTTCCAAGTgcactttccttttttccctgccctataactttttaataataaacttccactcctgctctgaaaaataaaaaagtaaataaaataaaaaatggccaggcacagtggctcatgtctgtaaatcctagcactttgggaggccaaggtgggcagactgcttgagcccaagagttagaaagcagcctgggtaacatagtgagacccgtgccgccccttctcccacccctgctgcctctatttaaaaaatatatatatattatggaaAAAAGCAAAGCAGTCCGGGCGcagtggtcatgcctgtaatcccttcactttgggaggccaaggtgggtagatcacttgaggtcaggagttcaagactagcctggtcaacatagtgagactctgtctctactaaaaatacaaaaattagctgggcatcatggcgctcccctataatcccagctactcaggaggctggggcaggagaattgcttgaacctaggaggtggagtttgcagtgagccaagatcgcaccactgcactccagcctgagggacagagtgagactccatctcaaaaattaaaaaaaaaataaagcagtctATAGGAGTAGGgtaaaggagggaaggagattATGGAGGAGGGTGACACTTTTAAAGACAGAGAAGGTGATTGTTTGAGCAAAGGACAAGAGTCTAATGTGGCAAGGCCCTGAAGTGGGCCTTCCAGAGCCCAAAGCTGGTCTGGTGGCTAGGTAGATCCTGTTGCAGACATAGTGACTTTGTTTTAGTCCAAGTGAAATGATCTCTCACCCTTTTTCTCCCCCCCCAAGACGGAATCtcgttctatcgcccaggctggagtgctgtggcgtgatcttggctcactgcaatctccgccttctgggttcaagctattctgcctcagccgcctgagtagctgggactacaggcacccaccaccatgcccggctaatttttgtatttttagtagatatggggtttcaccatgttggccaggctggtcaggagacctcaagtgatctgtccaccttggcttcccaaagtgctgggattacaggtgtgaaccaccgcacctagcctcaccttttttttttttttttgagagtttcgcttttgttgcctaggctggagtgcactggcgcgatctcggctcaccgcaacctacatctcccaggttcaagcgattctcctgcctcagcttcctgagtagctgagattacaggcatgcgtcaccacgcccagctaattttgtatttttagtagagatggggtttcgccatgttggtcaggctggactcgaactcccaacctcaggtgattcgcctgcctcggcctcccaaagtgcctggccaCACCTTTTAAAACACTGACTCTAGTTGACGTGTTGGCCACAGACAGTAGGGAGGAAGCAGTATAATTTGAGAAGCTACTGCGGTAATCCCAgcagagatgatggtggctgaGGCCAGGGTTAGGTTGTGATTGATTCAGGATGTTTCTTAAGGATAGGATGTAGGACGTGAAAGAAACTGAGGATGACTGGGTTTGGCCTTGAGCAACTGGGTGATCAGGGTGGAGCAGTTCAGGGAGCCATCACAAGAGACAGAAAACGCGGTAGTCATCTGGTGTCTAAATGGCATTTAAGCCTTGAGGGTgggtgagaggaaggaagggtAGATAGAGCAGAGGTTGAAGGACTGAGCCCTGGGGCATGCCATATGAGGCTGCCGGCGGACAGAGGTGCACAGCTagtgagaaaaaaacaaggcCTTTTTGTAGTCCTGAAGCCTCAAGGAAGTGTTTCAATGGTGCTTGATCATATCAATTTCAAATAGGCTGTTTTCATCCCCAACTTCTGCTCAGCCAATAACTCAAACTGATAAATGCCCTCTGCTATCCTGGATTTTCCAAATTCTGTTTTGGGGTTTTGGAATAAACACTGGTCCAAATCCTCGCTTCATCATTTAGCAGTTAAAACCCGTTAAATAGGATAATAATACCTCCCCCTAGGAGATTTTGTGCTGGTTAATGAGATAATGATGTATAAACGGAGCACACAGCCAGGCACTTAGGAAGTGGACCACAATTGCCAGCCATTATCATTCAAGGCTCAGCAGTGACCTCCTGCGAAGAGGTTGGGGCTTCTCGGTCACTCCAGAAACCAGTCACACCTTTCTGTGAGGTCTCAAGGCTTAGTATTTAATCTCTAATTGCTTACACTTGTCGCCTTGGAGGACTGGAAGATACATCTTTAATAGTCCTCAGCAGGGCTGGATGCCTTCAATCCCGCAGCAGCTCTATATTTGCAAATGGCCTGGAGAAATCTCTCACCATTTTTCTTGTTTACAACTTTGGAACTGAGGCTGAAGTCAATCAAAATCCAGCTTTCTACAAGGGGTGCCAGGGTGTGCACCTTAACACAGTGGCCAGTCATTGGCCTGAGGCAGAGATCCGGGGAAGACAAGCCCTATACTTGACTGGAGGTAAACCCAGCTCACAACGCGCACACACACAGCCCAAACAGGAGATCCTATCAGAAACGAGTCACACCCTAGACTTTCAGGAACAATAATCCTGGAATGAGCACTGTTTTTACCCTCAGGCTATGCTTAACCCTAAGGCCAAAATCTTGGGTCTGATAAGGGTCAAATTTTCAAGCAGGACTAAGGGTGGGAAAAGGGGCTCAAACCAACCCCAAGCTGGGTCTGGTGCTGGGCCAGTAATGAGTGACCAGACCCTGGGCAGGCCTAGGAGATGTGAGAGACCCTGACAAGGGCTGGGCCAGACAGAGcaaaggccagcctgggccagcTTCCGACTCTCCCAGGCCGCTCTGCCCTCACCTGCAGTTGTCTCTTCGAAATCCAGCTTCCAGTTCCcacctggcccctgcctgccagGGCTGCCTGCAGTTGATACACACCCCTCCCTGGCCAGGGCAGCTGACCCTGCCTGCTCCTCTCCTGGGTGCCAGGTCTGGGCAGCTGCAGGTGACCACTT includes:
- the POU5F1 gene encoding POU domain, class 5, transcription factor 1 isoform 1 (isoform 1 is encoded by transcript variant 1); its protein translation is MAGHLASDFAFSPPPGGGGDGPGGPEPGWVDPRTWLSFQGPPGGPGIGPGVGPGSEVWGIPPCPPPYEFCGGMAYCGPQVGVGLVPQGGLETSQPEGEAGVGVESNSDGASPEPCTVTPGAVKLEKEKLEQNPEESQDIKALQKELEQFAKLLKQKRITLGYTQADVGLTLGVLFGKVFSQTTICRFEALQLSFKNMCKLRPLLQKWVEEADNNENLQEICKAETLVQARKRKRTSIENRVRGNLENLFLQCPKPTLQQISHIAQQLGLEKDVVRVWFCNRRQKGKRSSSDYAQREDFEAAGSPFSGGPVSFPLAPGPHFGTPGYGSPHFTALYSSVPFPEGEAFPPVSVTTLGSPMHSN
- the TCF19 gene encoding transcription factor 19 isoform 3 (isoform 3 is encoded by transcript variant 11; The RefSeq protein has 2 substitutions compared to this genomic sequence), with the translated sequence MLPCFQLLRIGGGRGGDLYTFHPPAGAGCTYRLGHRADLCDVALRPQQEPGLISGIHAELHAEPRGDDWRVSLEDHSSQGTLVNNVRLPRGHRLELSDGDLLTFGPEGPPGTSPSEFYFMFQQAASASSGPSPSPSPLVGVDQRACLFPPHLGKWGPRLLLHHNAIGGNLFTECWRNWMMRVSLLRTRHRSLWSPGRNSV
- the TCF19 gene encoding transcription factor 19 isoform 2 (isoform 2 is encoded by transcript variant 10; The RefSeq protein has 2 substitutions compared to this genomic sequence); this translates as MLPCFQLLRIGGGRGGDLYTFHPPAGAGCTYRLGHRADLCDVALRPQQEPGLISGIHAELHAEPRGDDWRVSLEDHSSQGTLVNNVRLPRGHRLELSDGDLLTFGPEGPPGTSPSEFYFMFQQVRVKPQDFAAITIPRSRGEARVGAGFRPMLPSQGAPQRPLSTFSPAPKATLILNSIGSLSKLRPQPLTFSPSWGGPKSLPVPAPPGEMGTTPSAPPQRNRRKSVHRVLAELDDESEPPENPPPVLMEPRKKLRVDKAPLTPTGRE
- the POU5F1 gene encoding POU domain, class 5, transcription factor 1 isoform 3 (isoform 3 is encoded by transcript variant 5), translated to MHFYRLFLGATRRFLNPEWKGEIDNWCVYVLTSLLPFKIQSQDIKALQKELEQFAKLLKQKRITLGYTQADVGLTLGVLFGKVFSQTTICRFEALQLSFKNMCKLRPLLQKWVEEADNNENLQEICKAETLVQARKRKRTSIENRVRGNLENLFLQCPKPTLQQISHIAQQLGLEKDVVRVWFCNRRQKGKRSSSDYAQREDFEAAGSPFSGGPVSFPLAPGPHFGTPGYGSPHFTALYSSVPFPEGEAFPPVSVTTLGSPMHSN
- the TCF19 gene encoding transcription factor 19 isoform 1 (isoform 1 is encoded by transcript variant 1; The RefSeq protein has 2 substitutions compared to this genomic sequence), translating into MLPCFQLLRIGGGRGGDLYTFHPPAGAGCTYRLGHRADLCDVALRPQQEPGLISGIHAELHAEPRGDDWRVSLEDHSSQGTLVNNVRLPRGHRLELSDGDLLTFGPEGPPGTSPSEFYFMFQQVRVKPQDFAAITIPRSRGEARVGAGFRPMLPSQGAPQRPLSTFSPAPKATLILNSIGSLSKLRPQPLTFSPSWGGPKSLPVPAPPGEMGTTPSAPPQRNRRKSVHRVLAELDDESEPPENPPPVLMEPRKKLRVDKAPLTPTGNRRGRPRKYPVSAPMAPPAVGGGEPCAAPCCCLPQEETVAWVQCDGCDVWFHVACVGCSIQAAREADFRCPGCRAGIQT
- the POU5F1 gene encoding POU domain, class 5, transcription factor 1 isoform 2 (isoform 2 is encoded by transcript variant 3; non-AUG (CUG) translation initiation codon); protein product: MGVLFGKVFSQTTICRFEALQLSFKNMCKLRPLLQKWVEEADNNENLQEICKAETLVQARKRKRTSIENRVRGNLENLFLQCPKPTLQQISHIAQQLGLEKDVVRVWFCNRRQKGKRSSSDYAQREDFEAAGSPFSGGPVSFPLAPGPHFGTPGYGSPHFTALYSSVPFPEGEAFPPVSVTTLGSPMHSN